The window GATTACCGTACAATGAAAAACAGCATTCAAAGTTGACTGTCCGGCCTATCTCCGTCCTTCCCGCTACAAGGAGTCCACGCATGACCGAACTGAAGTTGCCCGCAGGAATGTCCGTCACCGGTTCCCTCAGGGACGGCTACGCCGAGATCCTGACACCTGAGGCGCTGGAATTTCTGGCCGGGCTGCACCGGAACTTCGGTGCCCGCCGCCTGAGCCTGCTGCAAGCCCGTGAAGCCCGCCAGCAGCGCCTGGACGCCGGGGAGCAGCCCGACTTCCTGCCCGAAACGAAAGGCGTGCGTGACGGCGACTGGCAGATCGCCCCGCTGCCCGCTGACCTGCAGGATCGCCGGGTGGAGATCACCGGGCCGGTCGACCGCAAGATGATCATCAACGCGCTGAACAGCGGCGCCCGGGTGTTCATGGCCGACTTCGAGGACGCCAGCAGCCCCACCTGGGAAAACTGTGTGGAGGGCCAGATCAACCTGAGAGACGCTGTCCGCCGCACCATCCGTCTGGAACAGAACGGCAAAAGCTACCGCCTGAACGAGAAAACGGCGGTGCTGCTGGCCCGCCCGCGCGGCTGGCATCTGCCCGAGAAGCACGTCACGGTGGACGGCGAGGTGATGTCCGGTTCCCTGTTCGACTTCGGGCTGTACTTCTTCCACAACGCCGCGGAGTTGCTCTCGCGCGGCAGTGGGCCTTACTTTTACCTGCCGAAGCTGGAGTCTCACCTCGAAGCGCGGCTGTGGAACGACGTGTTCACCTTCGCCGAGAAGGAACTGGGCGTGCCGCACGGCTCTATCAGGGGCACCGTCCTGATCGAAACGATCCTGGCCGCCTTCGAGATGGACGAGATCCTGTACGAGCTGCGCGACCACTCGGCGGGCCTGAACTGCGGGCGCTGGGACTACATCTTCAGTTACATCAAGAAGTTCCGAAACGACCCCACGAAAATCCTGCCGGATCGGGCCAGGGTCACCATGGCCGTGCCGATGATGCAAAACTACTCCAAACTGGCCATTCAGACCTGCCACAAACGGGGCGCCCCCGCGATAGGCGGCATGAGCGCCTTCATTCCGGTGAAAGGCGACGAGGCCAAGAACGAGCAGGCCTTCGAGCAGGTGCGCCTCGACAAGGAACGCGAGGCGAGGAACGGCCACGACGGCACCTGGGTCGCGCACCCCGGCATGGTGGCGCTGGCCACCGAGGTCTTCGATCGTCTGATGCCCACGCCCAACCAGATCGGCAGCGGCAAGCAGATGGACATCCACATCAGCGCCGCCGACCTGCTGACCCCGCCCGACGACCGCGTGACTGAAGCGGGCGTGCGCACCAACATGGACGTCGGCATTCAGTACCTGGCCGCCTGGCTGCGCGGCTCGGGTGCGGTGCCCATTCACAACCTGATGGAGGACGCCGCCACCGCCGAGATTTCGCGCGCCCAGCTGTGGCAGTGGCTGCACAGCGGCGTGCAGCTGGAGGATGGTCGCACCCTGGAACAGCCCCTCTTCGACGAGCTGTTCCGCGACGAGGCCGCGAAACTCGGCCCGGATTACGCCGACGCCGCCACGCTGTTCAAACGCACCGCCACCGAGACCCCGCTGATGGACTTTCTGACCCTGCCCGGCTACCAGCAGCTTCCCTGATGCCGACCCCAACTCCATGACGACCAACCCCCC is drawn from Deinococcus fonticola and contains these coding sequences:
- the aceB gene encoding malate synthase A; this encodes MTELKLPAGMSVTGSLRDGYAEILTPEALEFLAGLHRNFGARRLSLLQAREARQQRLDAGEQPDFLPETKGVRDGDWQIAPLPADLQDRRVEITGPVDRKMIINALNSGARVFMADFEDASSPTWENCVEGQINLRDAVRRTIRLEQNGKSYRLNEKTAVLLARPRGWHLPEKHVTVDGEVMSGSLFDFGLYFFHNAAELLSRGSGPYFYLPKLESHLEARLWNDVFTFAEKELGVPHGSIRGTVLIETILAAFEMDEILYELRDHSAGLNCGRWDYIFSYIKKFRNDPTKILPDRARVTMAVPMMQNYSKLAIQTCHKRGAPAIGGMSAFIPVKGDEAKNEQAFEQVRLDKEREARNGHDGTWVAHPGMVALATEVFDRLMPTPNQIGSGKQMDIHISAADLLTPPDDRVTEAGVRTNMDVGIQYLAAWLRGSGAVPIHNLMEDAATAEISRAQLWQWLHSGVQLEDGRTLEQPLFDELFRDEAAKLGPDYADAATLFKRTATETPLMDFLTLPGYQQLP